The genomic DNA AAGTATAAGAAGATATGTTTATTGATGGTTGAGAGTGGGTGTAAATGTTTTACTACAGATCAGTGACGTCAGCTCTGTGGACCTATCCTGAAGCTGCTCAGACACCTTTTTTGGGTAATCCTCTTTCCTGAGAGGAGCCGTTTTATCGACACCGCCTCGTGCGCCCTGGCCGCGCCAGGAATAGTGACGTTAAGCAAACCTCAGTAACGGGCTTACACCGACAGACAAGCCCGTGATTGGATTTTCAGCTTAgaattttcttgatttttctAGTTTCACGTGGTTGTGATAAAACTAGTGAGATTTAAACACGAGGTTTGGGGTGGATGTGTTTATGGAAGCCTACTTTTACGCACAGGGGTAGTTTAATGTTGGACTTCTTTGGGCACTTTTAGGCTTCAGTCATCGGCTTTTCACGGTATCTTCAGCATTTTTCTACACCGCTGTGATGTTTAAGTTTTTGTTTggatgcctgtgtgtgtgcgctcttTGCTGCGGTCAGCCGGACGATGGGAAGCGGTACATCTGCCGGTCTGTGCCTCTCAGTGGCGATGCCAGCTGCCCCGTGACGCTCTTACCAGACCTGAACGTCGGAAGCCAAGAAGAAGAGCTCAGAAACACTGTCATGCAGCTACGAGAGacgattttacaacaaaaagaaaCGATATCCAAACAGCTGGGCACCATTAATGAACTGACCACCAAGCTGTCCAGCTGTGCTTCCACCACGGACTACAGAAAGTACGAAAAAGGTGGCACGTGGGGCAAGGAGAAGCAAAATACTATGGGTGATGTTCCCAGAGACCCGAATGACTCCATTGACAGTCTTGGTAAAATCATGCAAGGGCTGAAGGACCGCTTGGAGAACCTGGAGGTATGGGTACCAGTGCCAGTCATTGCGCAAGGAACTGCCCCTGTGCCAAATGATTAATAAGGATTAGAAAAACGGGCACGATGTTCCAGAGTAGCACTTCTGACAACACAATACCCAcacaaaaacagttaaaaacagaaagagagaaaatattagcattagtaaataacaatgaaaaaaaaaaagatggatgaATTAGGTGAATGGATGCTTGGATCAATGAGTgtatggatagatagatagatagatagatagatagatagatagatagatagatagatgggtGGATGAAAGAATGACTGGATGGATGATTGGGTGGATGGGTAATTGGATGGATAAATAGATGGTTGATTGAATGGATGCTTGGATCAattggtggatggatggatgattggtCGAATGAATGGACTGATAATTTGATGGAtagacggatggatggatgattggaTCAATGagtggatagatggatggatggaagtatgaccggttggatggatggattaatagATGGTTGattggatggatagatggatggttaGGTGAATGGGTGCTTGGATCAAttagtggatggatggatgatttgaTGAATGAATGGACTGAtaattggatggatggatggatgattggaTCAATgagttgatggatggatggatggatggataactTGCAGCCTTGGCTCAGTGTCTCTCAATGATCTCCTGTCCATTCTTCTATAGCAACAACAAATGAGGGCCAACGTATCTGGTGCAGCGTTCCCCAGTGAACTCAAAGAGCTGCTGCAGCGCCGACTGGGAGAGCTGGAGAAACAGCTCCTGAAGAAAGTCAGTAACTTGGAGGAGGAAAAGAGCATGCTGTCAAATGCCACGGCTGCCTACAGGCTGAAAACAGAGAGCACCCTGAACGCTCTGGTGGAGAGGATCAGTGAACTAGAGAAAGGTACAGGGACTCAAACTCACTTTTCATTGGTAGTACGCCATCATATTTCAGCCAATTTTAAACTTCCTATTTGCAGGCACGTGttctctctatctctcttctGTTTTCCACAACCAGCACTGCACTATGGACTAATTGTTTTCATCTTCTTTTAACTTTACAGAAGTTAAAGGCACATTTGAAAAAGCAGTGACATACTTAAACGTTGTGCTTAGAAGACAATTGTACCAAAGTATCACATGTTGAGACACACTGTAGTgaaaatattataattaaaactacaaaatgaaAGCACATAATTAAAACTTTATATTGTTAGTCCATGGTTTGGTAAAAGACATAAATACATGAACGTTAACAAACCCTCTTTCTCTATTTTCGCCCTCCATCTCTTTCTTGACTTCtcacaggaggaggagagtTTAAATCCCCAGAGCAGTTCAAACTATCCCTCCCTCAGCGAACCAACTACCTTTATGGCCGGATCACAAAAAGCCTTCCAGAGATGTACTCCTTCACTCTCTGCATGTGGATCAGATCCAGTGCCAGCCCAGGCATAGGCACGCCCTTTTCCTATGGTGTTCCTGGTCAAGCAAACGAGATTGTGCTGATTGAATGGGGCAATAATCCTATAGAGTTACTCATTAATGACAAGGCAAGTTGTGTGAAAAGTTGttgtcttaaaatatagttTGCAAGATATTGACTGTTCATTTTACAATGTCCTTTAAAACAGGTTGCCCAGATGCCCCTCGAGGTGCGTGATGGGAAGTGGCATCACATCTGCATCTCTTGGACGACACGTGACGGCCAGTGGGAAGCTTATCAAGACGGGGAGAAGCTGGCAACTGGTGACAACCTGGCTGCTTGGCATCCAATCAAACCTGGGGGCGTCATCATTCTGGGCCAGGAGCAAGTAAGGATCAGCAGTGACATACTTATAAACTTTTACTCTGGTTTTTTACATTATCAGCTTTAAAGGTGCCATTTCAGCCTGTTCCACTCATAATTGTTGCAAGTAACGTGACcacgttttttgttgttgcaaacttcagttggaaaaaaaaatatcagctaatttttaaacagcagaaatgAGCAGAAGGCAATTTACAGAACAACAAACCAGTCTTTGGTCAGTTATAGTTAGGCCTCCACCTGGAGCAATTGGCACAAAACATAATACAACAAGAAAGGACAAAGATGTAATAAATGGAATTATATCCTCAGTTGGAACTTAATAGATTTcagtttatcattattatattatttgttaCATTTGATGTGCATCATATCAAATAAGTGGATTCAAGGATAAATgacaatcttttttatttttataaggaCAGGAATCAtcttagagtgtgtgtgtgattatatGAAAAATGATAGCATGCTATGTGTTCGTGTCAAGCTTCAGCATGAATTTTATGTCATTGTGTTCCTTACAAGTTCCTTTTGAGCCTTTcaatcacccccccccccccaccccccccttgTTTATTTCTCTTGTCTGGGTATGCTATCAAAGattgatgcatgttttgttcttgcaaaaaaaaaacatatacatttattttgttgcttaCTTTTGACCATCACCAGGAAGGGTAAGCTAAACTTTCTAAGAGGGAAAgatgtaaaaagagagggcagtgttacaccctAGTGGGTGGAAGAGAACAagggagagggagttagggtgagacaataaaaggaaggattggcacTAGTGTTCCTGATTGATGCTGATGTTGTCTGCCTTGtctgtgtgcttttttttaataaccatTTCAGGATGTGGTGGGTGGACGATTTGATGCTGGCCAAGCTTTTGTGGGCGAGCTGAGCCAGGTGAACATTTGGGACCGTGTTCTGAAGCCAGTCGAGATCCAGTCTATGGCCAACTGCAGCTCTTATATCTCGGGAAATGTGATATCGTGGCTGGCAAGCAATGTGGAAGTTTTTGGGAGGGGGGCATTCAAGCGTCCTCTGGAGTTGTGTCAGGAGCGGTTGCCCAATGCTTGAAATGCATCAAGCtggtgtttattgtttttttttcatttagcaaTTTGCTGCTGTTACTGTCATTTAGGCTACtgcatgtggatttgttggataTATTATAGTGTTTCTGAAGAGTTTTGGACTGTAGCACTGAAAACGAGAACACACCAAAGTGCAAAATGACACCCGGATGTTCTCTCGGAGCGACTTTTAAACTCATTGCTGCTGCAACCCAAGCACTAATCAGGGACCCATCAGCACTTCAAATGTTGCTTTAAAGCCTCATTCATATATTGATCTGAGACATTACACTGGCCCTCGCCCAGTGATCTCTGAACATCCCATCTCTTTCACATAGAGAGGCATCGAGCTAATTAAAATCATGAGTCACGGCAGGgacaaacaaatataaaacagcTACTGCAAGAACAAGGAAGCTCAGACTGTCTTTGCCGTTGACATGTGAGCTGTTGTTGCGTGCAGTGAGGGGGCGAGTGGACGGAAAGATTATAGGTCTGGCTAATGTTATGTCTATTCCTTAACAGGGGAATGGGCTTACAGCCAACATTAATCAAACGTTTGATCCTGACATGTTACTGTCATTTTGAGAAAGAGGAAAGAAAACATTAGGGattatggggcgccgattgtaaagttgtgcatgctaaaacaaacaaaccacgtttacattttttaaaaacaattttgttacttttgaccatatttacagcaatatttgtgatatttcttttgtcataaaaatgtaatgtcaatgttaaatctaaacgcaaatgttaaatctaaacctaaatgtagatgttaaatgtaaatgttaaatctaaacataaataataaatataaatatgaatgttaaatctaaatctaaatgttaaatctaaatctaaatgttaaatctaaatgtcacgggtgaaactaaatatttagctaatatgcaaattcactggaaGTACCGACATAAAAGCTCATTCTGGtgtatttgcatattagctaaatatttacttttagatttaacatttacatttaacataaaTCACAAAATTTCAGAAGTTTTGCTTTAAATCTGCTCAATtgtaacatgaaaaaaaaatcgcatACGTTTTTTATTCGTGGTTTATTGCTAAATGTTGATAAACGTTTTTTTTAGAATGCAGAACTTTACAATCAGTGCCCCATAAAGGATTTATGTCAGTAAAGTGGCTCTGAATCAAAGATAAAGCTCAGTTATTTCTGATCTTGTGTTGGACATAAGTTAATTTTACTACATTGTTGGGAAGcatgattttttaatttctcaCAAAAGTGAGTCTATCACAAAGTTTTCTTAATGGCCTTATATGTTTAAAGATATTGAAATGacaaatcacatttaaaatatgtaatatatataatttttgtgTGAAGTTTTTCACTTGCTAACTTTTGTGTTgaaacattatttgttttttcaagaTGTGTATGTTTTACCTCGTCTCATTCTGTGGCCTATACCTTCAAATGCTAAAGTGCCAATAAATGTTTTCtaaatgttgcatatttttgttgctttttcaacaaatgaaattgttgaaataaagaaatgtatCTCTGTAAATatctgaggtttttttttttttttccagttatgTTCACACAATCTGTGAAATCTAAAATGATCTACTAAAGGCTGGAGCATATGGCTCGCCTGCAGACTCATAAATCACCTTGTCTCTTGTAAGGATATGTTGTGGAGCTTCTGAGGTGAAGCATGGATCTTTCCACTCCACGGCTTGGGTTAAGACAACAACAGGTGTCCTCTGGCATTAGGGACACTTAGCGGATGAAAGAGGCCGATAGGTCAGCGGTGTCGTCACAAACAGACACTCTCCCTTCCTTGGTAAAGTTACGCCTTCTATTCACTGATATTGAGGATAGAATGCAGAATTGGATATTATTAGTTAATTACAATCTTTACTTATATCTCTgacatgaaaaaatgaaaatagaatCTGCAAAGATTTGATTAAAACTTTTACATTTCCATGTTCTACCAGTGCATGAATTGGCTTTTACCTGCataaatacaatatactgtaatgAATAGACAAGCAAGAGCTTTCTAAGATAgctaatggatggatggatggacgctGTATTTCAGGTGACCTTGTGTTGTACTGTATACTAGTATAATACATGTACGTAcagtaacaaaaacattgaaaaaaaaactggcatGGGCAACCCATGgttcgggggccacatgcggccatATTTTGGACACTATATTCAAGCAAAAGTATGATTAAAAACATAAGCacaatgtaattaattactcaacccaacagttgaaaaaatatttatagacATTGACAGACATTTTTTGACTAATTCTTTGGTTGGCTTTATACTGGTcagctttttttctgtaaacatCACACATATTCCGGCATATAGTTTTGTATTGCTAAATATTGTGAGCAAACGCCctaatttgctctttttctccAACCTGCTTAAACATTAGGTTTATCCCTCATTATGCCTGTATCTTTATGAACCGTATCATCCTTGTGTCTCCGTGTAGCCATCATTTTCCCAGGAACCCATGAGTGAATAAAAAGGATAGGaagtgaatgtgaacgctgaatGTGTTGCAGGTGAGAGGGTTGGGCTAAATATAACCAGGCGTTTCTCCATAGGGGCTGAATGTGTAAAAAGAGgcaagtgtttttacacatttgatCAGCTTGTGAGGAAAATTCACTCCTTTTTATAGCTTTTTCAGAAGTTCATTAAAATGCCACATTGTTCCTAAGACTACAGTTTAAACTTTtcctttattattatctattatctatctattatcCTGGTACCTGAACAGCTGTGCACGTCCACCTCAGTAATGTTTTGAGCTCAAGGACGTGGTTCTCATAGAGTCGATTTTGCTCCTGAGAGCCATAAAGTGGCTTTTACATCTGGCATTCCACCACAACCAATATGACTTTGATATCTCACCAGTGGATAGATCTAAAATAAAGATTTCTGTCATGCCTTAACATTTAAACAGGACACGCTGTTAGGCCCATGACTCTCAGGTCAAACTTTGTATTTCCTTAatgtttcagaaaaaaaaagcacagataGATCAACCATGCATTATGCATATGAGTCATAAGCTAAAGTTGAACTATGTTTGAGAAATACAAAGCTAGTATAATACTACTGGAATAGGTACTGGTAGTTAACTTGCATTGTATATTGTATAATGCGGTATgatcaatgttttatttttaaactactGTACAGTTAGATTCTAGGCAACTAAACTAATCACGTCAGAAGGACTTAAAACAGGATTTAATGTCGTAATGACCAAATTGTAAAGTTGTAGGTGGGTAAGCTACAAGTgaggaaatgaaaatatatcaggaatttgattaaaacatttattcagaTTATAATCTTTTGGAAGGATAGTTTAGCATAATTTGGTATATGTAGGTTTCTTCCACAGAATCCATCTGCAGGTCATTAAACCTGGTGAGTGTGTGCCTGCAGTGTCTATTGCAGGGGTCTGTAACTGTgactctggagcctaatgttgCGTTTTGACTCTTTTACAATGGCTTAGTataggttttaaaaaaatattggaataaagattttttttttttttttacagaggctattaataattaatgacaaataaaatcaagatataacaatttgttaacctaaaacaaatcacgttgtgcaatgactcagcaccttcctacttaatctcctgcaacatctacagaccatcgacttgttttatttcttgatgtcaatttattttatttcattttaaactgtttttaagtttccatttacatgatcaaaataaatcaaatcaaattaaatcaaacattattctatataattttaactgtatagtatttaatacacatttattgtcttcattcattcatatatatatatatatatatattttttgtctcctttgagaataaaggttgcagacccctgatctaTAGGGATGTAAAtatcttatgttgtttttgtaagtGATGAGTCAGCAGTTTTAGTTATGTTATGCATATCATGTATTCTTTTCTGTCATGACATGTAACACTTTGTGCTTACCAGAGACATCAGTGCACACATGACATAGGAATATGGATCTTATATTACatatatgacataaatcagGGAATAACCTATTGCTAGAGAACATGTGGTTTTTCAATTAAAAGGGAGAATTGTGAATTCATATTTAGCTACACTAGGATTTGAGATGTCTGTCAAAAATGATTTTACATGATATttgatttttcactttttattatttggcacaataaatattattatcacATCCAGTTTTCAGCAAAAGCAAAGCAAAGCCATTCCTCACATGCGATACAAGCAACATCATGTTGAT from Gouania willdenowi chromosome 19, fGouWil2.1, whole genome shotgun sequence includes the following:
- the nptx2b gene encoding neuronal pentraxin-2b, whose translation is MFKFLFGCLCVCALCCGQPDDGKRYICRSVPLSGDASCPVTLLPDLNVGSQEEELRNTVMQLRETILQQKETISKQLGTINELTTKLSSCASTTDYRKYEKGGTWGKEKQNTMGDVPRDPNDSIDSLGKIMQGLKDRLENLEQQQMRANVSGAAFPSELKELLQRRLGELEKQLLKKVSNLEEEKSMLSNATAAYRLKTESTLNALVERISELEKGGGEFKSPEQFKLSLPQRTNYLYGRITKSLPEMYSFTLCMWIRSSASPGIGTPFSYGVPGQANEIVLIEWGNNPIELLINDKVAQMPLEVRDGKWHHICISWTTRDGQWEAYQDGEKLATGDNLAAWHPIKPGGVIILGQEQDVVGGRFDAGQAFVGELSQVNIWDRVLKPVEIQSMANCSSYISGNVISWLASNVEVFGRGAFKRPLELCQERLPNA